ACCAGATCCGTCGCTTTTTGACGGTGCAGGAGCAGATCGATCTATTCGGTCGCTGGTTTGAGGGTGGGACTGATGACGCTGGTTTCCTCACGGTTCTGGCATTGACCGCCGCAGGCTTCTCACGCCGTAAGCCCGAATTCCTGGAGCAGGCGCGCGATCGGATGCAGACGCTCGCCAATGCTGACCTCGACCCCATGCCGCTGCTGGGCTGCCTGGATCTGCTGTTGGGCAACGTCAAGGATGCGGAGCGGCATTTCGCCGTTCTGCGAGATGCGGAACTGCAGGCCTGGTTCTTGAACCATCCCGGTGATCGGCTTGCTGCGCAATGTGAATACTGCCGCGCATGGCTTGAGCGCGATGTGTTGCCCGGCTATCGCGATGTCGACGCCTCGGTGGCTGATCTGGATGCGTGGTTTGCGGATCGTGATGTGCAGAGTTACGTCGATCGTCTGGATCGCAAGGCTTCGCGTCAGCCCGATGTTGAAGACATGCCCCTGGCCTGGTCCGCAGCGGCAGCTGCGTCCCTGGATTCTTCATTCGAAATGAATGAGGCTGATCCTGAGACCGATTCCGATGCAGCGGAGTCTCCGCCATCGTTTTGGAGGCAAAGATGGATTCGTCCGGCTGCGGGGGGTCTTGTTGTGGTCGGCATCGCTCTGGGGGGTCTCGCCCTGGTCCGACGCAACTTGGATCAGGCGCCACTGATGACGGAAACGGCTTCGGAGAGTCCTGAGGCTGAAGTGGAAGCGGCCGTGGAGCTCGACGCTCCTCCACCGCCGCTGACCGAGGAGCCCGTAGCGAGCCTGAAGCCGGATCTTCGGCCTTCTGCTCCCTCTGAGCCGCTTGTTAGTGATGCGCCCACCGAAGCGGAGCTGCAGGCTTTGGTTCAGGGATGGCTCGATGCCAAAGCTCTGGCTTTGTCCGGTCAGCCGGCGGACCTTTCGATTGTGGCCAGGGATCCTCTTGTGAAGCGCGTGGAGCGTGAGCGGACAACTGACGAGGCTGCAGGGCGGTTGAAGTTGATTGATGCCTCAATCACGAGCATCGACGTGGTGGACCGGAAACCCTTGAGAATTGAACTGCGGGCCCAGGTGGCCTACAGCGATCGCCTCCAGGGTGCTGATGGTGCTGTCATCGACGAGACAGCACCGAGTGACTTCAGCGTGACCTATGTCCTCGGGAGAGATGGCAAGCAATGGCGTCTGCATGCCTATATCCCTGGTTCCTGATCTCTGGATCAACGCCTTTTTACGATCACTGCACTGAAGGAAGGGCGTAGCGCCGATGTTCGACGAGCTGTCAGCCCGTTTTGAAGACGCGGTCAAAGGGCTGAGAGGCCAGGATTCGATCAGCGAGACCAACGTCGATGGGGCGCTGAAGGACGTTCGTCGGGCGTTGCTTGAAGCGGATGTGAGCCTGCCGGTGGTCAAGGACTTCGTTGCTGAGGTCCGCGACAAAGCCGTCGGCGCTGAGGTGGTGCGTGGGGTCAGCCCGGATCAGAAGTTCATCCAGGTGGTCCATGAGCAGCTGGTGGAGGTCATGGGGGGCGATAACGCGCCTCTGGCCAAGGCTGCCGAGGCTCCCACCGTCGTCCTGATGGCCGGTCTTCAGGGTGCGGGTAAGACCACTGCCACGGCCAAACTTGGTCTGCACCTCAAGGACCAGGGACGTCGAGCCTTGATGGTGGGAGCTGACGTTTATCGACCAGCGGCGATCGAGCAGCTCAAGACGTTGGGTGCTCAGATTGATGTGGAGGTGTTCAGTCTCGGGGCTGAAGCCAAGCCGGAGGACATCGCAGCAGCTGGCTTAGCCAAAGCGAAGCAGGAGGGGTTCGACACCCTGCTGGTGGACACCGCCGGCCGTCTCCAGATCGACACCGAGATGATGGAGGAGATGGTGCGGATTCGTTCCGCCGTGCAGCCCGATGAGGTGCTGCTGGTGGTGGATTCGATGATCGGCCAGGAGGCTGCCGAACTCACCCGTGCCTTCCACGATCAGGTGGGCATCACCGGAGCGGTGCTCACCAAACTCGATGGTGATTCCCGCGGCGGTGCCGCCCTTTCGATCCGCAAGGTGAGCGGTCAGCCGATCAAGTTCATCGGCACCGGCGAGAAGGTTGAGGCGCTGCAGCCGTTCCATCCCGAACGGATGGCCAGTCGCATCCTCGGCATGGGGGATGTGCTGACGCTGGTGGAGAAGGCCCAGAAGGAGGTCGAACTCGCCGACGTCGAAAAGATGCAGAAGAAGCTGCAGGAGGCGACGTTTGACTTCTCGGACTTCGTGAAGCAGATGCGCTTGATCAAGCGCATGGGCTCGCTTGGGGGGCTGATGAAAATGATCCCGGGCATGAACAAGATCGATGACGGCATGCTCAAGCAGGGGGAGCAGCAGCTCAAGCGCATCGAGGCCATGATCGGCTCGATGACCCAGCAGGAGCGTGAAAACCCCGACCTGCTTGCGAGTCAACCTTCAAGACGTCGCCGGATCGCCAGCGGCAGCGGCCATCAGGCTGCTGATGTGGACAAGGTGCTGGCCGACTTTCAGAAAATGCGCGGCTTCATGCAGCAGATGAGCCAGGGCAACATGCCTGGCATGGGCGGAATGCCAGGGATGGGCGGGATGCCAGGAATGCCCGGCATGGGTGGAATGCCGGGGATGGGCGGGATGCCAGGAATGCCCGGCATGGGTGGAATGCCGGGTGGCGGTGGTCGCCCCGGTCGTGGTGGTCCACCGAAACGGCAGCGACCGGCCAAGAAGAAGAAGGGCTTCGGGGATCTGTGAAGGCGGAACGGTATGGTGGTTGTTTGGCAGGCGTTTTGGCGCCGCCGGACCTCCACTTTTCCTTCACTCCAGGGCCACGATGATCAAGCTCCGCCTGAAGCGGTTTGGCAAGAAGCGGGAAGCGAGCTTCCGCCTCGTGGCCTGCAACAGCACCTCACGTCGTGACGGTCGTCCCCTGCAGGAGCTGGGCTTCTACAACCCCCGGACGAAGGAAACGCGACTCGACACCGAGGCCATCCGTGAGCGTCTGGGTCAGGGCGCCCAGCCCACAGATGTGGTGCGCACCCTGCTTGAGCGTGGCGGTCTGCTTGAAAAGACTGTGCGTCCTGCAGAAACCGTCGGCAAGGTCAAGCAAGCGGCCAAGCGAGAGGCTGATGCTAAGGAAGCTGCTGAAGCCAAGGCCGCTGCCGCTGAAGAGAAAGCTGCTGAAGCTGCTGCTTCCGATTCCGCTGAATCCGAATCCACCGAGGGCTGATCATTCCGGTGTCTGACGACGGCGAACGCGGCCGTTTCGTTCTCGACCTGCCTGATCCCGATGCTGCATTGGCCTTGGCCGGTGAAGCAGAAACAACCCTGCATCGCCTCGAAGCTCTGACAGGAGCCTCCATGGTGTTGCGGGGTCTTCAATTGGTGATCAGCGGGCGGCCGACGCAGATCGAACGGGCGGCTGCGGTCGTTGAGCTGGTGCGCCCGATCTGGCAGGAGGGTCAGTCGGTCTCTCCGGTGGATCTTCAGTCGGCTCTTGGCGCGCTCAACACCGGCCGCGGCGATGACCACGCCGCCATGGGGGAGCAGGTGTTGGCAAAGAGCCAAAAGGGCAATCTGCTGCGCCCACGCACCCTGCGACAGAAGAAATATGTGGATGCCATGGAGCGCCACGATCTCACCTTTGCGCTCGGCCCTGCCGGCACAGGAAAGACATTCCTGGCCACCGTTCTGGCGGTTCGGATGCTGACCGAACGCAAGGTAGAACGCTTGATTCTCACCAGGCCCGCTGTTGAAGCGGGCGAGCGGCTGGGGTTTCTGCCGGGCGACCTTCAGCAGAAGGTGGATCCCTATCTGCGTCCGCTCTATGACGCCTTGCATTCCCTGCTCGGTGCGGAGAAAACCGGCGTGCTGTTGGAAAAGGGGGTGATTGAGGTTGCTCCGCTGGCCTACATGCGGGGCCGCACCCTCAGCGATGCCTTTGTGATCCTGGATGAAGCTCAGAACACAACGCCTGCCCAGATGCGCATGGTGCTGACCCGCCTCGGAGAGCGTTCTCGGATGGTGGTGACGGGAGACATCACCCAGGTGGATCTTCCCGCCACCGTGCAGAGCGGTTTGGTGGAGGCCTCCGATGTATTGGATGGTGTGGAAGGGGTGGCTGTCTGTCGCCTCACCTCGGCGGATGTGGTGCGTCACCCACTGGTGCAGCGGGTGGTCGAGGCCTATGCCCGACGGGACGAACGCAAGACAGCCAAGCCTCAGCGTCGATAGGGAGATCCACACTCCAATCCCTTGCCACCGCTGGCAGGATGTGGGGAGTCTTTGGTGACCTGGTCAACATGCCAGCAAGCAGCAATTTCCAGGAGGCGATCCGTCAGGCGCAATCGAGCGCCCTTGTCGGGCCCAACGTTGTCAATAAAGCGCTGCCCTATGTCGGTGGCGGCATGGTGCTCACCTCGATCGGGGTGATCGGTGGTCTTTCGATGATGGCCACCCCGCTGTTCATGCCCCTGTTCTGGGTGGCCGTGATCGGCAACTTGGTTCTCTTCTTCGTCGCGCAGAACGTCGCGATGAAGGGGAACAACGCCACAGCCTTGCCGCTGTTGTCCATCTACAGCCTGATCACCGGATTTACCCTGAGCGGTCTCGTGGCCTTCGCTGGAGCCGTCGCCGGTATCGGTGCGGTCGGCACAGCCGCCTTGGCCACCGGCATCACCTTCGTGATTGCGTCGATCGTTGGTCGTCGCATGAGCGATTCCGTTGGTCAGGCGCTTTCCGGCGTGGTTGGTCTCGGCTTGATCGGCCTGATCCTGGCCATGGTCGTCCAGTTCGTTGGCGGCATTTTTGCCCCAGCCATGTTCCATGGCACCAGCTTTGAACTGATGATCGCGGGCTTCGGCACTGTGCTCTTCGTAGGCGCCGCCTTCGTCGACTTCTACACGATGCCCCGCTCCTACCGGGATGATCAGTACCTAGCGGGTGCCCTGAGCATGTACCTCACCTACATCAACCTGTTCATCTTCATCCTGCGCCTGATCATCGTGCTCAACGGCGGTGGTCGTCGCGATTGATCATTGTCGCCCACTCCAACAAGCCTTCGCCCCGGTCAAGTCGGGGCTTTTTTGTGCCCGGCGATACGGTTTCGATACCTTGCGGAGCAGCTGACAGCAACGCATCGGATCGCTGCATTGTGGGCAGTCCTCCGGTTGACTTTGGATCCTCAGGTCTCTGCTCCCGAGCTGAAGCGGCAAAGGCGGCGTCTGCGCTTCATCCTTCAGATCGCTGTTTCAGCGGCCCTTGGCGGTTTTCTCTTCGGTTATGACACCGCGGTGATCAATGGCGCTGTTGGTGCCATTGGAGAGGTGTTTCAGGTGTCGTCCGGAGACTTGGGTCGTGCGGTGGCATCGGCATTGATCGGTTCGGCCATCGGTGCCTTGGTCGCGGGCTGGTTGTCCGACAGGATCGGTCGCCGCCACAGCATGGTGGTGGCCGCTGCTTTGTTCCTGGTCAGTGCCATCGGCTCCGCGTTGGCGCAGACCCTGACCGGTCTGATTGTCTGGCGGGTGATCGGTGGCCTTGGGGTCGGTTTCGCCAGCGTGTTGGCACCGGCCTACATCGCCGAGGTGTCACCTGCCGATCAGCGCGGCCGTCTGGGATCGCTGCAACAGCTGGCGATCGTGGTGGGCATCTTTCTGGCCCTGCTGTTCGACTACGCGGTTGTGCTGTTCACGCCGGATCGCAATCCTGTGACCGTCGTGGGTCCTCTTGCGGCATGGCGCTGGATGCTGTTGTCGGAGGTGTTGCCCGCAACGCTCTATGGGGTGCTGGTGCTGGGGATTCCGGAAAGTCCGCGCTACCTCGTGCAGAAAGGCTTGCCTGAGCGGGCCCGTTTGGTGATTGAACGAACGTTGCACGAGCCTGCTCAGCAGGTGATCGCCAGGATCCAGCACAGCTTGGAGAACACCGATCACGGACGTTGGACGGATCTGCTCGACGCAAGGACTCTGCTGTTACCGGTGGTCTGGACCGGCGTGATGCTGGCGATCTTTCAGCAGTTTGTTGGCATCAACGTCATCTTTTATTACTCCAGTGTTCTCTGGCAGGCGGTGGGCTTCAGCACCACCGACAGTCTGATTGTCACCGTGATCACGTCGGTCACCAACGTGGTGACCACCTTCGTGGCGATCCTGTTCATTGATCGCATCGGTCGCAAACCTCTGCTCCTGATCGGTTCCGTGGTCATGGCCCTCACCCTGGGCTCGATGAGCTGGGTCTTTGCCGGGGCTGCTGTGGTCAACGGCTCCCCCCAGCTCGTGGGCATGGCTGCCGTTGTGGCGTTGTTGGCCGCAAACCTATTCGTCTTCGCCTTCGGCTTCTCCTGGGGCCCCGTGATGTGGGTGATGCTCGGCGAGATGTTCAACAACCGCATCCGTGCCGTCGCTCTGGGACTTTGCGCGATGGTCAACTGGATCGCGAACTGGTTCATCGCCCGAACCTTCCCGCCGTTGTTGGAGGCGTCTGGCCCTGCCCTGGCCTATGGGCTCTATGCCACGGCAGCTGCGATCTCCTTCTTTTTGGTGCTGTTCTTCGTTCGCGAAACCAGTGGCAAGGAATTGGAAGACATGGCCTGAAGCTTCAGCTCAGCCTTCCGCCACGGCATAGACGCTGTCTCCGATGGCTTGCTTCTGCTCGGCGTCGTATCCCCACTTCTCCAGGAAGGCGACGTCCTCACCGCGGTTGTCGAGCGCTGCGGCCAGCAGTTGCTCCAGACGCTCCTTCACCTCTGCAGGTTCCAGCAGCCTGAGCAGTTCAATGCAGCGAGTACTGACCCGTTCCGAGCCGGCCTGCTGAGCTGCATCTCCTGAGCGGCGGTGCTGTACGGCCATGGCGGTGCTCATGGCCAGATTGCGGACGCTGAGATCAACCACTCCATGGCCAGCGTTGCGCAGTTGGCCGACAACGGCGTCGGGCAATCGATCCATGAGCACACTGTCTCCCGCCAGGCTCACCACGAAAAAGCCCCGGGCACCATCGCGGCTGGCCACCATTTCACCGATGCGGTCGGCGAGCACCTCATCGCTGATCTCCTCGTGGTCCCATTGCTGCAGCCAAGCCGCAGTGATCTCCATGGCTTGCTGGAAGGTGGGCTGCTGAACCGCCATGGCCCGCTCGAAATCCTTCCCCCAGGCTATTGGGCGATTCAACGGCGGCGCAGACTTGGGACATGCACCCAACTCCGCTGCCAGAGGATTACCGCTCTGGCTTCATCGCACTGATCGGTCGCCCGAACGTGGGCAAATCCACGCTGGTGAATCAGCTGGTGGGGGAAAAGGTGGCGATCACCTCCCCTGTGGCCCAGACCACCCGCAACCGCCTGCGGGCGATCCTCACCACGGAGGTGGCTCAGATGGTTCTGGTGGACACCCCTGGCATCCACAAGCCCCACCACTTGCTGGGGGAACGCCTGGTGAAGAGTGCTCGCAGTGCCATCGGTGAGGTGGATCTGGTGGTGTTGCTGCTGGAGGGTTGCGAGCGCCCTGGCCGGGGCGATGCCTTCATCGTGAATCTGCTGCTGCAGCAGTCATTGCCGGTTTTGGTGGCCCTCAACAAGTGGGACAAGGTGGCCGCAGAGCATCAGGCCGAGTCGGAGGAGGCCTACAGCGCCCTTCTGGAGGAGACCAACTGGCCGCTGCACCGCTGCAGCGCCCTGTCAGGAGATGGCTGCAAAGAGCTCACAGCGGCGATGGCGGCTCAGTTGCCCTTGGGACCCCAGCTCTATCCACCCGAGATGGTGAGTGATCAACCGGAGCGGGTGCTGCTTGGGGAACTCATTCGTGAGCAGGTGCTTCTCCACACCCGAGAAGAGGTGCCCCACAGCGTTGCCGTCACGATTGATCGCGTTGAGGAGTTGCCGGCCAAGGGCAAAGGGGGAGGGCGGACCGCAGTGCTGGCCACGGTGCTGGTGGAACGGAAGAGTCAGAAAGGAATCCTGATCGGCAAAGGCGGGGCGATGCTGAAGACGATCGGCCAGGGGGCGCGTCTGCAGATGCAGGTGCTGATCGATGGCCCGGTGTATCTGGAGCTGTTCGTCAAGGTGGTGCCGGATTGGCGAAGCAAACCTGCGCGTTTAACCGAGCTTGGTTACACGGGTTCTCAGTAGCGGCAACAAGAACACAGCGCCAGTGGAGGGACCACTCCTCTGGCCTCTTGCTGCGCTCTGAGAGCACCAAGCCAACCAGCACCCGCAAGAGCACTGACACCAGCACCGCCACTCGCGGTCTTGAGGTATCAGACCTTGTCCACCGAGTTCAGCATCCCCGCGGCGATGGGATTCCACATCCCTCAGATGATTGGTTTTTGCTGGCTACCCACTCCCTCGCATGAGTGAAGCGGATATCGCCTTATGCGGATGTCGCATATCACTCGCCGATGTTCTCTAAAAAAGCCGCTTGGAAATCATTATTTGATGGTCAGGAGCACGTTGGTCCTGAAAGCCGGGTAGAGCGAGGCCCGACGAGAGGGGTGAACCGCCCAATCCCCCCGTGTGGATTGGGCGGCCTCTTCTTTGCGTACCGCCTTTCGCTGGCATCTCCGTGCCGCTCGAGTTAAGCCTTTTCGTGCTCTGTCCCGTTATTCAACGAACCAAAGTGCCGAGTCCCGATTTGTTGCTTTTGGCGCCTTATTAGCGGTGTAAACCGGACTGCTTGGTTTGGCTGAACTTGGGTGCACGGGGGACCACAGAACAGCCGCCTAGAGCTGGCCGATGAATCCGGGGATCAGGAATGCATTGACCAGATCCAGGAAAAAGGCAGACACCAGGGGAACGATCAGAAAGGCCCGCGTCGAGGCTCCGTATTGCTGCGTCACCGCCGTCATGTTGGCCATCGCGGTTGGTGTGGACCCCAGGGCGATGCCGCCGAAGCCCGCGCAGATCACAGCTGCGTCATAGGTCCGTCCCATGAGCCGGAACACCAGCAGCAGGTTCACGGCCAGAGCGACGATGAACTGGGTCAGGAGGATCACCAATAGAGGCAGGGCAAGGCCGACCAAGCTCCAAAGCTGCAGGCTCATCAGGGACATGGCCAGGAAGATGCCCAAGGACAATTCTCCGATCAGATCGAGCGACGGCGATTGAAGGGGCCAGTGGAAAACAGCCCGTTCAGATCGTTCTGACGGCAGCAGATTTGAATACAGGATGCCCACCAGTAGGCAGGGCACAAACAGCGGCAGCTTCAGGCCGAGGGCAGCAATGCCACCGTTCAGCACCGTGCCGGAGATGATGCAGATGTTGATGGCCAACAGGGCTGCCAGGAAGGAGGTCATGTTGATCTGCCTTCGTCCAGGCAACTGATCTCTCTCGCTGTTGGCTGGGTCACTTTGGTGCTGATCTGCAGCCGTTGAGGTCGGACAGGGAATCTGGAAACGATGGATCAGGAATTGGGCGATGGGTCCGCCGCTGGCACTGGCCAGCACCAGCCCAAAGGTGGCCGCCGCAATGCCGATTTCCATGGCACTTTCAATCTGGAATGTGTCCACAAAGCTGGGAGCCCAGGCAATCGTTGTGCCGTGTCCACCAATCAGTGACACCGTTCCCACGAGCAGTCCCGTGGCGGGATGCAGCCCCAGCAAACCCGCCATCGTGACTCCGATGACGTTCTGCAGCGTCATGTAGCCAATGGTTAGGCCCAGAAGAATGAACAGTGCCGGCCCGCCTCGGAGAAGGTCGCTGAAACGGGCGTTCATCCCCACCGTGGTGAAGAAATAGACCAGAAGAAAGTCCCGCGAATCAAGGTTGAAACTGAGTTCAGGTCCTCCAATGACATGCAGCAGGGTCAGGAGGATGGCCACAAGAAGACCCCCCGACACGGGCTCTGGAATCGAATAGGTCCGCAACGCCTGGAGTTCGCGGTTCAGGCGTTTCCCCACGAACAACACCAGAAAACCGGTGGTGGTTGAAACCAGCGGCGAGAGTTCAATCACAGCAAAGGAATCGACCTTTCAACTTCAATGTATGGACGATTCCTTGAGCGCGTAATGTCGCGCTCATGCTTTCGCTGTTAACCCGCACCAAGACCTTTCGGGATCCATGGGTGGGTCACCCTGGCCTGAACCGGCGCTGGCAGCTGCATCGACACCGCGTCCAGCTGGCGGAGACGCTTTGCCTCTGGAGACGTCTGCTTCGGCCAGTTCAGCTGGCCAGCCTGGAGCGGGATGGCTTTGTGGTGCTCGAGAACTTTCTGCCGCAGCAGGACTTTGATGCCTTGCGTGACGAGGTGGAGGCTGTGGTTAGCTCCGCGTCACGCTCGCATCCGGCACCAGACAACAACCGGCCTGGCTTTCACCCGAAACAACCCTTCCCTGGAGGTTTTGACCGTTTTGATGGTGGAACCCTCAACCGTTTTTTTCACATCGACCCCGAGCAGATGCCTCGGGCTGCTGCCTTTTCCCGCGATCAGCGGCTCCATGAGGGATCGCGCCAGATCATTGGCCTGCCCATGAATCCCCGCAAGCTGGACATCTACCTGACGGTGCATGGCGAGGAGACCCGCACGCACGATTTGCAGAAGGATCTGCATCGCGACACGTTCTTTCGTGCTCTCAAGTTTTGGTTCTTTCTGCGGCCGGTTCAATGGCAGGACGGACCCTTTGAGTACGTGCCGGGCAGCCATCGCCTCGATGCGCCTCGACTGCGTTGGGAGCAGGCCACGGCCACCGCTGCCGCTGAACAACGGCGGCAGCCGGATGTCTCCGGATCGTTCCGCATTCGTGAAGAGTCCCTGGCAGAGCTGGGCCTGCCCAACCCCGTTGCCTTGACCTGCCCAGCGAACAGCCTGGTGCTTGCGGATGTCTTCGGCTTTCACCGTCGTGGTGCCGCCGCCCAGGGACAGCAGCGGCTTGCGCTCTATGGCTGGAACCGTCCTTACCCCTTTCTCCCCATCGGCTGGTGACCCGGCTGAGAGAATGCTCTGATGAGCGAACAAGCCTTTCCTCCGGAAGATCCTGCCTCCTTTCTGAACCTCTGCGACGGGGAGTGGATGAGCCTTCGCAGCTGCTTTGAGCTGGCTGCCGGAGGTGATGACGACTGGCATAGCAGTGAACGGGGTGAACTCACCGTCCGCTGCGTGGCAGAGCAGGGTGCTCTTGGTCAACTGCAGGTTCAGGCTCCTGGCGGGACCAGCAGCACTCTCACCTTTGCCGCTGATGGACAACTGATTCTTGATGGTGATGCCCCTGGAAACTGGCGGTTCTGGCCCGACGGCAGCATGGAGTTGAACCTCAGCCGGCCCGACGGGGTGTCTGTTCAGGAGAGGATTTGGTTCACGCGGGTCAACCTGCGCCTGAGAAGCACCACAGCCGTTGATGCGCAGGGAACACCGGTTCAGGGCAGTTTCTGCACGGACATCCGAAGGGTGTCCAAACCCGCGGCCTGAGGCGGCATGGCGCCCTATCGCCTTGATGTGGTGAGTCTGGC
The Synechococcus sp. PROS-U-1 DNA segment above includes these coding regions:
- a CDS encoding ARC6/PARC6 family protein; the encoded protein is MDLPIDHFRLLGVSPSAEPEAILRRLQTRCDSPPDQGFTHEALLQRADLLRRSADLLSDPTDRADYEAALLRLSESHPNGTVGLDLPTSSEVAGLILLWEAHGAVEAFQLARQGLQPPQAPALGSGREADLTLLAALACRDAALEEEEQRRYESAAQLLMDGIQLQQRMGKLPDQQHLLEEALQALTPFRILDLLSRDLGDQDSHQRGLTLLDELVVARGGLEAVTDEGDHPGSLSQADFESFFHQIRRFLTVQEQIDLFGRWFEGGTDDAGFLTVLALTAAGFSRRKPEFLEQARDRMQTLANADLDPMPLLGCLDLLLGNVKDAERHFAVLRDAELQAWFLNHPGDRLAAQCEYCRAWLERDVLPGYRDVDASVADLDAWFADRDVQSYVDRLDRKASRQPDVEDMPLAWSAAAAASLDSSFEMNEADPETDSDAAESPPSFWRQRWIRPAAGGLVVVGIALGGLALVRRNLDQAPLMTETASESPEAEVEAAVELDAPPPPLTEEPVASLKPDLRPSAPSEPLVSDAPTEAELQALVQGWLDAKALALSGQPADLSIVARDPLVKRVERERTTDEAAGRLKLIDASITSIDVVDRKPLRIELRAQVAYSDRLQGADGAVIDETAPSDFSVTYVLGRDGKQWRLHAYIPGS
- a CDS encoding PhoH family protein; translation: MSDDGERGRFVLDLPDPDAALALAGEAETTLHRLEALTGASMVLRGLQLVISGRPTQIERAAAVVELVRPIWQEGQSVSPVDLQSALGALNTGRGDDHAAMGEQVLAKSQKGNLLRPRTLRQKKYVDAMERHDLTFALGPAGTGKTFLATVLAVRMLTERKVERLILTRPAVEAGERLGFLPGDLQQKVDPYLRPLYDALHSLLGAEKTGVLLEKGVIEVAPLAYMRGRTLSDAFVILDEAQNTTPAQMRMVLTRLGERSRMVVTGDITQVDLPATVQSGLVEASDVLDGVEGVAVCRLTSADVVRHPLVQRVVEAYARRDERKTAKPQRR
- the era gene encoding GTPase Era produces the protein MHPTPLPEDYRSGFIALIGRPNVGKSTLVNQLVGEKVAITSPVAQTTRNRLRAILTTEVAQMVLVDTPGIHKPHHLLGERLVKSARSAIGEVDLVVLLLEGCERPGRGDAFIVNLLLQQSLPVLVALNKWDKVAAEHQAESEEAYSALLEETNWPLHRCSALSGDGCKELTAAMAAQLPLGPQLYPPEMVSDQPERVLLGELIREQVLLHTREEVPHSVAVTIDRVEELPAKGKGGGRTAVLATVLVERKSQKGILIGKGGAMLKTIGQGARLQMQVLIDGPVYLELFVKVVPDWRSKPARLTELGYTGSQ
- the rpsP gene encoding 30S ribosomal protein S16, translating into MIKLRLKRFGKKREASFRLVACNSTSRRDGRPLQELGFYNPRTKETRLDTEAIRERLGQGAQPTDVVRTLLERGGLLEKTVRPAETVGKVKQAAKREADAKEAAEAKAAAAEEKAAEAAASDSAESESTEG
- the ffh gene encoding signal recognition particle protein — protein: MFDELSARFEDAVKGLRGQDSISETNVDGALKDVRRALLEADVSLPVVKDFVAEVRDKAVGAEVVRGVSPDQKFIQVVHEQLVEVMGGDNAPLAKAAEAPTVVLMAGLQGAGKTTATAKLGLHLKDQGRRALMVGADVYRPAAIEQLKTLGAQIDVEVFSLGAEAKPEDIAAAGLAKAKQEGFDTLLVDTAGRLQIDTEMMEEMVRIRSAVQPDEVLLVVDSMIGQEAAELTRAFHDQVGITGAVLTKLDGDSRGGAALSIRKVSGQPIKFIGTGEKVEALQPFHPERMASRILGMGDVLTLVEKAQKEVELADVEKMQKKLQEATFDFSDFVKQMRLIKRMGSLGGLMKMIPGMNKIDDGMLKQGEQQLKRIEAMIGSMTQQERENPDLLASQPSRRRRIASGSGHQAADVDKVLADFQKMRGFMQQMSQGNMPGMGGMPGMGGMPGMPGMGGMPGMGGMPGMPGMGGMPGGGGRPGRGGPPKRQRPAKKKKGFGDL
- a CDS encoding phytanoyl-CoA dioxygenase family protein, which produces MLSLLTRTKTFRDPWVGHPGLNRRWQLHRHRVQLAETLCLWRRLLRPVQLASLERDGFVVLENFLPQQDFDALRDEVEAVVSSASRSHPAPDNNRPGFHPKQPFPGGFDRFDGGTLNRFFHIDPEQMPRAAAFSRDQRLHEGSRQIIGLPMNPRKLDIYLTVHGEETRTHDLQKDLHRDTFFRALKFWFFLRPVQWQDGPFEYVPGSHRLDAPRLRWEQATATAAAEQRRQPDVSGSFRIREESLAELGLPNPVALTCPANSLVLADVFGFHRRGAAAQGQQRLALYGWNRPYPFLPIGW
- the gltS gene encoding sodium/glutamate symporter is translated as MIELSPLVSTTTGFLVLFVGKRLNRELQALRTYSIPEPVSGGLLVAILLTLLHVIGGPELSFNLDSRDFLLVYFFTTVGMNARFSDLLRGGPALFILLGLTIGYMTLQNVIGVTMAGLLGLHPATGLLVGTVSLIGGHGTTIAWAPSFVDTFQIESAMEIGIAAATFGLVLASASGGPIAQFLIHRFQIPCPTSTAADQHQSDPANSERDQLPGRRQINMTSFLAALLAINICIISGTVLNGGIAALGLKLPLFVPCLLVGILYSNLLPSERSERAVFHWPLQSPSLDLIGELSLGIFLAMSLMSLQLWSLVGLALPLLVILLTQFIVALAVNLLLVFRLMGRTYDAAVICAGFGGIALGSTPTAMANMTAVTQQYGASTRAFLIVPLVSAFFLDLVNAFLIPGFIGQL
- a CDS encoding phycobiliprotein lyase, with amino-acid sequence MSEQAFPPEDPASFLNLCDGEWMSLRSCFELAAGGDDDWHSSERGELTVRCVAEQGALGQLQVQAPGGTSSTLTFAADGQLILDGDAPGNWRFWPDGSMELNLSRPDGVSVQERIWFTRVNLRLRSTTAVDAQGTPVQGSFCTDIRRVSKPAA
- a CDS encoding Bax inhibitor-1 family protein, with amino-acid sequence MPASSNFQEAIRQAQSSALVGPNVVNKALPYVGGGMVLTSIGVIGGLSMMATPLFMPLFWVAVIGNLVLFFVAQNVAMKGNNATALPLLSIYSLITGFTLSGLVAFAGAVAGIGAVGTAALATGITFVIASIVGRRMSDSVGQALSGVVGLGLIGLILAMVVQFVGGIFAPAMFHGTSFELMIAGFGTVLFVGAAFVDFYTMPRSYRDDQYLAGALSMYLTYINLFIFILRLIIVLNGGGRRD
- a CDS encoding sugar porter family MFS transporter, which produces MTLDPQVSAPELKRQRRRLRFILQIAVSAALGGFLFGYDTAVINGAVGAIGEVFQVSSGDLGRAVASALIGSAIGALVAGWLSDRIGRRHSMVVAAALFLVSAIGSALAQTLTGLIVWRVIGGLGVGFASVLAPAYIAEVSPADQRGRLGSLQQLAIVVGIFLALLFDYAVVLFTPDRNPVTVVGPLAAWRWMLLSEVLPATLYGVLVLGIPESPRYLVQKGLPERARLVIERTLHEPAQQVIARIQHSLENTDHGRWTDLLDARTLLLPVVWTGVMLAIFQQFVGINVIFYYSSVLWQAVGFSTTDSLIVTVITSVTNVVTTFVAILFIDRIGRKPLLLIGSVVMALTLGSMSWVFAGAAVVNGSPQLVGMAAVVALLAANLFVFAFGFSWGPVMWVMLGEMFNNRIRAVALGLCAMVNWIANWFIARTFPPLLEASGPALAYGLYATAAAISFFLVLFFVRETSGKELEDMA